The Equus quagga isolate Etosha38 chromosome 2, UCLA_HA_Equagga_1.0, whole genome shotgun sequence genome has a window encoding:
- the LACTB gene encoding serine beta-lactamase-like protein LACTB, mitochondrial, which translates to MYRLLSAVTARATTPGGWAWGSGRRGAHQRAGLPPLGPGWVGGLGLGLGLALGVKLVGGLRGAAPSPLPAAPDPEASPQTEPLPPQELSLAPWSPQTPAPPHSRRFARAIESSRDLLHRIKDEVGAPGIVVGVSVDGTEVWSEGLGYADVENRVPCKPETVMRIASISKSLTMVALAKLWEAGKLDLDVPVQHYVPEFPEKEYEGEKVSVTTRLLISHLSGIRHYEKDMKKVKEEKAYKALKMMKGTMESDQERELKEKGGKSNEKNDFAKAKIEQDNEAKGRNSKPGKKKNDFEQGELYLKEKFENSIESLRLFKNDPLFFKPGSQFLYSTFGYTLLAAIVERASGYKYLDYMQKIFHDLDMLTTVQEENEPVIYNRARFYVYNKKRRLVNTPYVDNSYKWAGGGFLSTVGDLLKFGNAMLYGYQVGLFKNSNENLLPGYLKPETMVMIWTPVPNTEMSWDKEGKYAMAWGVVEKKQTYGSCRKQRHYASHTGGAVGASSVLLVLPEELDAETIHNKVPPRGIVVSIICNMQSVGLNSTALKIALEFDKDRSDIP; encoded by the exons ATGTACCGCCTCCTGTCAGCCGTGACCGCTCGGGCCACGACCCCCGGGGGCTGGGCGTGGGGCAGCGGGCGGCGCGGGGCCCACCAGCGCGCCGGGCTGCCGCCGCTCGGCCCCGGCTGGGTCGGGGGCCTcgggctggggctgggactgGCGCTCGGGGTGAAGCTGGTGGGCGGGCTGAGGGGCGCGGCCCCCTCGCCGCTCCCCGCAGCCCCCGACCCCGAGGCGTCGCCTCAGACCGAGCCGCTGCCACCGCAGGAGCTGTCCCTCGCCCCGTGGTCACCGCAGACCCCCGCGCCGCCCCACTCCAGGCGCTTCGCCAGAGCCATCGAGAGCAGCCGCGACCTGCTGCACCGGATCAAG GATGAGGTGGGCGCGCCGGGCATAGTGGTTGGAGTCTCTGTAGATGGAACAGAAGTCTGGTCCGAAG gtttAGGTTATGCTGATGTTGAGAACCGTGTACCATGCAAACCAGAGACAGTTATGAGAATTGCCAGTATCAGCAAAAGCCTCACCATGGTTGCCCTTGCCAAATTGTGGGAAGCAGGGAAACTGGATCTTGATGTCCCAGTACAACATTATGTTCCTGAATTCCCGGAAAAAGAGTATGAAGGTGAAAAG GTTTCTGTCACAACAAGATTATTGATTTCCCATTTAAGTGGAATCCGTCACTATGAAAAGGACATGAAAaaggtgaaagaagagaaagcttaTAAAGCCTTGAAGATGATGAAAGGGACGATGGAATCTGACCAAGAGagagagttaaaagaaaaaggaggcaaaAGTAATGAAAAGAATGACTTTGCTAAAGCTAAGATAGAGCAGGATAATGAAGCCAAAGGCCGGAATTCAAAGcctggcaagaaaaagaatgattttgaaCAAGGCgaattatatttgaaagaaaagtttgaaaattcaATTGAATCCCTCAGATTATTTAAAAACGATCCTTTGTTCTTTAAACCTG GTAGTCAGTTTTTGTACTCAACTTTTGGCTATACCCTACTGGCAGCCATAGTAGAAAGAGCTTCAGGATATAAATATTTGGACTATATGCAGAAAATATTCCATGACTTGGATATGCTGACAACTGTGCAGGAAGAAAATGAGCCAGTGATTTACAATAGAGCAAG attttatgtttaCAATAAAAAGAGACGACTTGTCAACACACCTTACGTGGATAACTCCTATAAATGGGCTGGTGGTGGATTTCTGTCTACAGTGGGTGACCTTCTGAAATTTGGGAATGCAATGCTGTATGGTTATCAAGTCGGGCTGTTTAAGAACTCAAATGAAAATCTTTTACCTGGATATCTCAAACCAGAAACAATGGTTATGATTTGGACGCCAGTCCCTAACACAGAGATGTCTTGGGATAAAGAGGGTAAATATGCAATGGCATGGGGTGTTGTGGAAAAGAAGCAAACATATGGTTCTTGTAGGAAGCAACGGCATTATGCCTCGCATACTGGAGGTGCAGTGGGTGCCAGTAGTGTCCTGCTGGTCCTTCCTGAAGAACTGGATGCAGAAACTATACATAACAAGGTTCCCCCAAGAGGAATAGTTGTTTCTATCATATGTAACATGCAATCTGTTGGCCTCAATAGCACTGCTTTAAAGATTGCTCTGGAATTTGATAAAGACAGATCAGACATACCTTAA